A window of Deltaproteobacteria bacterium genomic DNA:
GGGGTGCCGCTGCTAGAGATCGTCAGCGAGCCGGACATCCGTTCGGCCACGGAAGCGGGCGCGTATTTACGCAAGCTGCGTTCGCTCTTGCGCTACCTCGAGGTCTGCGACGGCAACATGGAGGAAGGCAGTTTCCGCTGCGACGCCAACGTGTCGATCCGACCGCGCGGACAGAAAGAGTACGGCACCAAAGTCGAAGTGAAGAACATGAACTCGTTCCGCGCCGTCGAGAAGGCCATCGACCATGAGCTGCAGCGGCAGACCGACGTGATCGAGCAAGGCGGCCGCCTGGTTCAGGAAACCCGCCACTGGGATCCTGATCGCGAAGTCACCCGCCCCTCGCGCTCGAAGGAGTTCGCGCACGACTATCGGTACTTCCCCGATCCCGATTTGCTTCCACTGATGGTTGGCGACGAGTGGATCGCGTCGGTGCGGGCGAGCCTTCCCGAACTGCCCGAGGCGCGCTGTGCCCGCTTCGAACGCGAGTACGGCATTCCAGCCTACGACGCCGAGGTGCTCACATCACGCAAGGACTTGGCCGACTACTACGAGGCGGCGGTGCGCGCTCATCGCAATCCCAAGGCGCTCAGCAACTGGGTGATGGGCGACGTGCTCCGCCTGGTCAGAGAGCGCAAGCTCGACGACGCGCTCATCATTCGCGAGTGGCCAGTGCCAGCCGACCGTCTCGCCGCGATGGTCGCCCTCATTGATAGCGGCCAGATCAGCGGCAAGATCGCCAAGACGGTTTTCGAAGAGATGGTAGCCAGCGGCGCGCTACCTGATCGCATCGTCGCGGAAAAAGGTCTGACGCAACTGACCGACGACGGGCCGATCATCGCTGCCATCGACGCGGTGATCGCCGCCAACCCCACGAAGGTCGCCGAGTACCGCCGCGGCAAGGACAAACTGTTCGGCTTCTTCGTCGGCCAGATCATGAAGGCCACTCAAGGCAAGGCCAATCCGCAAAAGGTCAACGAGTTGCTTGCAACGAAACTCTCCGAATAGGACACCCATGGCACGACTGTTCAACGACATCACCGAGACCATCGGCCGCACTCCCTTGGTACGCCTCAACCGCATCACTAGCGGATGCGGCGCGACGGTCTACGCCAAGTGCGAGTTCTTCAATCCGCTCAGCAGTGTGAAAGACCGCATCGGCGTGGCGATGATCAACGCCGCCGA
This region includes:
- the gatB gene encoding Asp-tRNA(Asn)/Glu-tRNA(Gln) amidotransferase subunit GatB, which codes for MTYEAVIGLEVHAELLTESKVFCACSAKFGAAPNEHTCPVCLGMPGVLPVLNRRVVEFAIRAGLATNCEIAHYSRWARKNYFYPDLPKGYQITQYELPLCIGGGIEIAAEDGTSKIVRLTRIHMEEDTGKNIHDAHGDASLVDFNRCGVPLLEIVSEPDIRSATEAGAYLRKLRSLLRYLEVCDGNMEEGSFRCDANVSIRPRGQKEYGTKVEVKNMNSFRAVEKAIDHELQRQTDVIEQGGRLVQETRHWDPDREVTRPSRSKEFAHDYRYFPDPDLLPLMVGDEWIASVRASLPELPEARCARFEREYGIPAYDAEVLTSRKDLADYYEAAVRAHRNPKALSNWVMGDVLRLVRERKLDDALIIREWPVPADRLAAMVALIDSGQISGKIAKTVFEEMVASGALPDRIVAEKGLTQLTDDGPIIAAIDAVIAANPTKVAEYRRGKDKLFGFFVGQIMKATQGKANPQKVNELLATKLSE